The following coding sequences are from one Nicotiana tabacum cultivar K326 chromosome 1, ASM71507v2, whole genome shotgun sequence window:
- the LOC142162654 gene encoding uncharacterized protein LOC142162654, whose protein sequence is MKVVRKGTRIVQEYNGANRKAIEKNFKEKKILMCGIGPDEYNRISVCESSKEIWEALQTAHEGTTQVKQSKIDMLTTEYEFFKMEEHESIQEMHTRFTSIINELHSLSEIILTKNLVWKILSVLPGS, encoded by the coding sequence ATGAAAGTTGTTCGTAAGGGAACAAGGATTGTTCAAGAATACAATGGTGCTAACCGAAAAGCTATTGAGAAGAACTTCAAGGAAAAGAAGATTCTTATGTGTGGTATTGGACCGGACGAGTATAATCGTATCTCAGTATGTGAATCTTCCAAGGAAATCTGGGAAGCTCTTCAAACGGCTCACGAGGGAACTACTCAGGTAAAGCAGTCCAAAATAGATATGCTTACAACTGAGTATGAATTCTTTAAAATGGAAGAGCATGAGTCCATTCAAGAGATGCATACCCGTTTTACCTCCATAATCAATGAGCTTCATTCTCTTAGTGAAATCATTCTAACCAAAAATCTTGTCTGGAAGATACTCAGTGTTCTACCAGGTTCTTGA